The genomic interval GAGCGCCGGGTCCGCCGGCGGAATCGCGATCCTCACTGCGGCGTCTCGCGACGGGGCGCAGCGTCAATACTTCATTCATGCTGCCCGAACGGTAACCCTCGAGGTCGAGGGTCACGTAGTGGAAACCCAGCTCCCTGATCCGGCGCGAGATCGGCTGCGCCAGGCCGTCGGCAAAGAACCGTGCTGCGTCGGCGGGCAGCAGCTCAATGCGCGCGACATCGCCGTGGTGCCGAACTCGAACCTGGTGAAAACCAAGCTCCCGCAGAAGCTGCTCCGCGCGGTCGATCTGTTCGAGCTTTTCGCGGCTGATCCGCTCTCCATACGGCACGCGCGACGAGAGGCACGCCATGGCCGGCTTGTTCCACGTCGAGAGGCGCAACTCGCGCGAGAGGCTGCGGATCTCGCTCTTGGTCAGACCGACCTCCAGCAGCGGGCTACGAACGCCTTGCTGGCGACTCGCCACCGCCCCGGGGCGGTAGTCCCCCACATCATCGGCGTTGAACCCGT from Chloroflexota bacterium carries:
- the larE gene encoding ATP-dependent sacrificial sulfur transferase LarE, which translates into the protein MSESIPRSSSPHEKLDALRSLLRDMGSVLVAYSGGVDSAFLLRVAADTLGDRALGATARSPSYPPSELEAAIQLAREIGARHVVVETHEMDEEAYVSNPANRCFYCKTELWHTLTPLAEREGLSARVDGFNADDVGDYRPGAVASRQQGVRSPLLEVGLTKSEIRSLSRELRLSTWNKPAMACLSSRVPYGERISREKLEQIDRAEQLLRELGFHQVRVRHHGDVARIELLPADAARFFADGLAQPISRRIRELGFHYVTLDLEGYRSGSMNEVLTLRPVARRRSEDRDSAGGPGAQP